In the genome of Microtus ochrogaster isolate Prairie Vole_2 unplaced genomic scaffold, MicOch1.0 UNK38, whole genome shotgun sequence, one region contains:
- the Gabrd gene encoding gamma-aminobutyric acid receptor subunit delta isoform X2: MDVLVWLLLPLLLLGAQPHHGARAMNDIGDYVGSNLEISWLPNLDGLMEGYARNFRPGIGGPPVNVALALEVASIDHISEANMEYTMTVFLHQSWRDSRLSYNHTNETLGLDSRFVDKLWLPDTFIVNAKSAWFHDVTVENKLIRLQPDGVILYSIRITSTVACDMDLAKYPMDEQECVLELESYGYSSEDIVYYWSENQEQIHGLDRLQLAQFTITSYRFTTELMNFKSAGQFPRLSLHFQLRRNRGVYIIQSYMPSVLLVAMSWVSFWISQAAVPARVSLGITTVLTMTTLMVSARSSLPRASAIKALDVYFWICYVFVFAALVEYAFAHFNADYRKKRKAKVKVTKPRKEMDVRNAIVLFSLSAAGVSQELAISRRQGRVPGNLMGSYRSVEVEAKKEGASRPAGPGGIRSRLKPIDADTIDIYARAVFPAAFAAVNIIYWAAYTM, from the exons ATGGATGTGTTGGTTTGGCTGCTGCTGCCGCTCCTGCTCCTGGGCGCGCAGCCGCACCACGGCGCCAG AGCAATGAACGATATTGGAGACTATGTGGGCTCCAACCTGGAGATATCCTGGCTCCCTAACCTGGACGGCCTAATGGAGGGCTATGCCCGGAACTTCCGGCCAGGCATTGGAG GTCCCCCTGTGAACGTGGCCCTTGCCCTAGAGGTAGCCAGCATTGACCACATCTCAGAGGCAAACATG GAATACACCATGACAGTGTTCCTGCACCAGAGCTGGCGGGACAGCAGGCTCTCCTACAACCATACCAACGAGACCCTAGGTCTGGACAGCCGCTTTGTGGACAAGCTCTGGCTTCCTGACACCTTCATTGTGAATGCCAAGTCTGCCTGGTTCCATGATGTGACTGTGGAGAACAAGCTTATCCGCCTGCAGCCTGACGGTGTGATCTTATACAGCATCCG CATCACCTCCACAGTGGCCTGCGATATGGACCTCGCCAAGTACCCCATGGATGAGCAGGAGTGcgtgctggagctggagagct ATGGTTACTCTTCTGAGGACATTGTCTATTACTGGTCAGAAAACCAGGAGCAGATCCATGGACTGGACAGGCTACAGCTGGCCCAGTTCACCATCACCAGTTACCGCTTCACCACGGAGTTGATGAACTTCAAGTCGG CTGGCCAGTTCCCGAGGCTCAGCTTGCACTTCCAGCTTCGGAGGAACCGGGGTGTCTACATCATCCAGTCTTACATGCCCTCTGTCCTCCTGGTTGCCATGTCCTGGGTCTCCTTCTGGATTAGCCAGGCGGCGGTGCCTGCCAGGGTGTCTCTAG GCATCACCACTGTGCTGACTATGACCACGCTCATGGTGAGTGCCCGCTCCTCCCTGCCGCGGGCTTCAGCTATCAAGGCCCTGGATGTGTATTTCTGGATCTGCTACGTGTTTGTGTTTGCTGCCCTGGTGGAGTACGCCTTTGCCCACTTCAACGCGGACTACAGGAAGAAACGAAAGGCCAAGGTCAAGGTCACAAAGCCAAGGAAAGAG ATGGATGTGCGGAACGCCAttgtcctcttctccctctcgGCTGCTGGGGTCAGCCAGGAGTTGGCCATCTCCCGTCGTCAGGGCCGTGTCCCTGGGAACCTCATGGGCTCCTATAGGTCTGTGGAAGTGGAGGCGAAGAAAGAGGGGGCGTCCCGCCCAGCGGGCCCAGGAGGTATCCGTTCCAGACTCAAACCCATCGACGCAGACACCATTGACATCTATGCCCGAGCTGTGTTTCCTGCAGCTTTCGCGGCTGTCAACATCATCTACTGGGCGGCATATACCATGTGA
- the Gabrd gene encoding gamma-aminobutyric acid receptor subunit delta isoform X1 codes for MDVLVWLLLPLLLLGAQPHHGASFTWIPEAMNDIGDYVGSNLEISWLPNLDGLMEGYARNFRPGIGGPPVNVALALEVASIDHISEANMEYTMTVFLHQSWRDSRLSYNHTNETLGLDSRFVDKLWLPDTFIVNAKSAWFHDVTVENKLIRLQPDGVILYSIRITSTVACDMDLAKYPMDEQECVLELESYGYSSEDIVYYWSENQEQIHGLDRLQLAQFTITSYRFTTELMNFKSAGQFPRLSLHFQLRRNRGVYIIQSYMPSVLLVAMSWVSFWISQAAVPARVSLGITTVLTMTTLMVSARSSLPRASAIKALDVYFWICYVFVFAALVEYAFAHFNADYRKKRKAKVKVTKPRKEMDVRNAIVLFSLSAAGVSQELAISRRQGRVPGNLMGSYRSVEVEAKKEGASRPAGPGGIRSRLKPIDADTIDIYARAVFPAAFAAVNIIYWAAYTM; via the exons ATGGATGTGTTGGTTTGGCTGCTGCTGCCGCTCCTGCTCCTGGGCGCGCAGCCGCACCACGGCGCCAG CTTCACTTGGATTCCAGA AGCAATGAACGATATTGGAGACTATGTGGGCTCCAACCTGGAGATATCCTGGCTCCCTAACCTGGACGGCCTAATGGAGGGCTATGCCCGGAACTTCCGGCCAGGCATTGGAG GTCCCCCTGTGAACGTGGCCCTTGCCCTAGAGGTAGCCAGCATTGACCACATCTCAGAGGCAAACATG GAATACACCATGACAGTGTTCCTGCACCAGAGCTGGCGGGACAGCAGGCTCTCCTACAACCATACCAACGAGACCCTAGGTCTGGACAGCCGCTTTGTGGACAAGCTCTGGCTTCCTGACACCTTCATTGTGAATGCCAAGTCTGCCTGGTTCCATGATGTGACTGTGGAGAACAAGCTTATCCGCCTGCAGCCTGACGGTGTGATCTTATACAGCATCCG CATCACCTCCACAGTGGCCTGCGATATGGACCTCGCCAAGTACCCCATGGATGAGCAGGAGTGcgtgctggagctggagagct ATGGTTACTCTTCTGAGGACATTGTCTATTACTGGTCAGAAAACCAGGAGCAGATCCATGGACTGGACAGGCTACAGCTGGCCCAGTTCACCATCACCAGTTACCGCTTCACCACGGAGTTGATGAACTTCAAGTCGG CTGGCCAGTTCCCGAGGCTCAGCTTGCACTTCCAGCTTCGGAGGAACCGGGGTGTCTACATCATCCAGTCTTACATGCCCTCTGTCCTCCTGGTTGCCATGTCCTGGGTCTCCTTCTGGATTAGCCAGGCGGCGGTGCCTGCCAGGGTGTCTCTAG GCATCACCACTGTGCTGACTATGACCACGCTCATGGTGAGTGCCCGCTCCTCCCTGCCGCGGGCTTCAGCTATCAAGGCCCTGGATGTGTATTTCTGGATCTGCTACGTGTTTGTGTTTGCTGCCCTGGTGGAGTACGCCTTTGCCCACTTCAACGCGGACTACAGGAAGAAACGAAAGGCCAAGGTCAAGGTCACAAAGCCAAGGAAAGAG ATGGATGTGCGGAACGCCAttgtcctcttctccctctcgGCTGCTGGGGTCAGCCAGGAGTTGGCCATCTCCCGTCGTCAGGGCCGTGTCCCTGGGAACCTCATGGGCTCCTATAGGTCTGTGGAAGTGGAGGCGAAGAAAGAGGGGGCGTCCCGCCCAGCGGGCCCAGGAGGTATCCGTTCCAGACTCAAACCCATCGACGCAGACACCATTGACATCTATGCCCGAGCTGTGTTTCCTGCAGCTTTCGCGGCTGTCAACATCATCTACTGGGCGGCATATACCATGTGA